The Iamia majanohamensis genome window below encodes:
- the uvrB gene encoding excinuclease ABC subunit UvrB has product MVAHAPAKPVQVRPFEVVSEFEPAGDQPRAIAELTEGLEGGERFQTLLGITGSGKSATIAWTIQNLQRPTLILAPNKSLAAQLANEFKELFPHNAVEYFVSYYDYYQPEAYIASSDTYIEKDSSINDEIERLRHSTTASLLTRRDVIVVASVSCIYGLGSPEEYRDSLLVLRTGDTHDQRALLRRFVDMQYDRNDANLVRGTFRVRGDTIEIHPAYDETALRIELFGDEIEQMLTIDPVTGERVRTHDDFVLLPATHYVAGEERLQRAITRIEAELQERLATFEAEGKLLEAQRLRMRTQYDLEMMAEVGFCNGIENYSAPIDGRAPGETPSTLIDYFPRDFLMVLDESHQSVPQLNGQYEGDRSRKETLIEHGFRLPSAADNRPLRFEEFLDRIGQTVFMSATPGPFELERSTRVVEQVVRPTGLVDPEVVVKPTKGQIDDLMTEIDARVARGDRALVTTLTKKMAEDLTDYLLERGVKVRYLHSEVDTIQRIEILRDLRLGEFDVLVGINLLREGLDLPEVSLVAILDADKEGFLRSETSLIQTIGRAARNVGGQVVMYADQVTPSMQRAISETNRRRGLQQAYNAEHGIDPTTIRKAVTDILALIRPAEDKAPIPGGERRKERAADKARREELAELPGEELARLIQTLEEEMHEASSDLRFEYAARLRDEIKDLRRELKQVG; this is encoded by the coding sequence ATGGTTGCTCACGCCCCGGCCAAGCCCGTGCAGGTCCGGCCCTTCGAGGTCGTGTCGGAGTTCGAGCCGGCCGGCGACCAGCCCCGGGCCATCGCCGAGCTGACCGAGGGCCTCGAGGGCGGCGAGCGCTTCCAGACCCTCCTCGGCATCACCGGGTCGGGCAAGTCGGCCACCATCGCCTGGACCATCCAGAACCTGCAGCGGCCCACGCTGATCCTGGCCCCCAACAAGTCCCTCGCGGCCCAGCTGGCCAACGAGTTCAAGGAGCTCTTCCCCCACAACGCGGTGGAGTACTTCGTCTCCTACTACGACTACTACCAACCCGAGGCCTACATCGCCTCGTCGGACACCTACATCGAGAAGGACTCGTCGATCAACGACGAGATCGAGCGCCTCCGCCACTCCACCACGGCCTCCCTGCTCACCCGGCGCGACGTCATCGTCGTGGCCTCGGTGTCGTGCATCTACGGCCTGGGCTCGCCCGAGGAGTACCGCGACAGCCTGCTGGTGCTGCGCACGGGCGACACCCACGACCAGCGGGCCCTGCTGCGGCGCTTCGTCGACATGCAGTACGACCGCAACGACGCCAACCTGGTCCGGGGCACCTTCCGGGTGCGGGGCGACACCATCGAGATCCACCCCGCCTACGACGAGACCGCCCTCCGCATCGAGCTCTTCGGCGACGAGATCGAGCAGATGCTCACCATCGACCCGGTCACCGGCGAGCGGGTCCGCACCCACGACGACTTCGTCCTGCTGCCGGCCACCCACTACGTGGCGGGGGAGGAGCGGCTCCAGCGGGCCATCACCCGCATCGAGGCCGAGCTCCAGGAGCGGCTGGCCACCTTCGAGGCCGAGGGCAAGCTGCTGGAGGCCCAGCGCCTCCGCATGCGCACCCAGTACGACCTGGAGATGATGGCCGAGGTCGGCTTCTGCAACGGCATCGAGAACTACTCGGCGCCCATCGACGGCCGGGCCCCGGGCGAGACCCCGAGCACCCTGATCGACTACTTCCCGCGCGACTTCCTGATGGTGCTCGACGAGTCCCACCAGAGCGTCCCCCAGCTGAACGGGCAGTACGAGGGCGACCGGAGCCGCAAGGAGACCCTCATCGAGCACGGCTTCCGCCTGCCGTCGGCGGCCGACAACCGACCGCTGCGCTTCGAGGAGTTCCTCGACCGCATCGGCCAGACCGTCTTCATGTCGGCCACGCCCGGCCCCTTCGAGCTGGAGCGCTCGACCCGGGTGGTCGAGCAGGTCGTCCGGCCCACCGGCCTGGTCGACCCCGAGGTCGTGGTCAAGCCGACCAAGGGCCAGATCGACGACCTCATGACCGAGATCGACGCCCGGGTGGCCCGGGGCGACCGGGCCCTGGTCACCACCCTCACCAAGAAGATGGCCGAGGACCTCACCGACTACCTGCTGGAGCGGGGGGTCAAGGTCCGCTACCTCCACAGCGAGGTCGACACCATCCAGCGCATCGAGATCCTGCGCGACCTGCGCCTGGGCGAGTTCGACGTGCTGGTCGGCATCAACCTCCTGCGGGAGGGCCTCGACCTGCCCGAGGTGTCGCTGGTCGCCATCCTCGACGCCGACAAGGAGGGCTTCCTCCGCAGTGAGACCTCGCTGATCCAGACCATCGGCCGCGCCGCCCGCAACGTGGGGGGCCAGGTGGTCATGTACGCCGACCAGGTCACCCCGTCGATGCAGCGGGCCATCAGCGAGACCAACCGCCGTCGAGGGCTCCAGCAGGCCTACAACGCCGAGCACGGCATCGACCCCACCACCATCCGCAAGGCCGTCACCGACATCCTGGCCCTCATCCGCCCGGCCGAGGACAAGGCACCGATCCCCGGCGGGGAGCGCCGCAAGGAGCGGGCCGCCGACAAGGCCCGGCGCGAGGAGCTGGCCGAGCTGCCCGGCGAGGAGCTGGCCCGGCTCATCCAGACCCTCGAGGAGGAGATGCACGAGGCCTCCTCCGACCTCCGCTTCGAGTACGCAGCTCGCCTGCGGGACGAGATCAAGGACCTGCGCCGGGAGCTCAAGCAGGTGGGGTAG